A region from the Hippoglossus hippoglossus isolate fHipHip1 chromosome 16, fHipHip1.pri, whole genome shotgun sequence genome encodes:
- the stx17 gene encoding syntaxin-17 isoform X2, with protein MADESNKLTLRRLEAPIHKFIKVALPTDLERLQKHHNNILKYQHSQQWDRLHQEHINASRTVQQLRANIREMEKLCSRVRVEDAHGLEALVKPVRDRASAAAYDFLLLHSNPVPQPTLPPSPASASGFHRDDDVGKESMSGGRQIQLQLPEIPADQSAAESWDNLEEDLKELSGLVTEFSLLVHSQQEKIDSIEDNVNTAAANVVEGTKSLGKVCICVCVCVCVLCDCVCGVWKIGRSMALCLPAIPRRLSLLIRSNTEESCN; from the exons ATGGCAGATGAAAGCAACAAGCTGACACTGAGGCGCCTGGAGGCACCGATCCACAAGTTCATTAAAGTGGCTCTGCCCACGGACCTGGAGAGGCTGCAGAAACACCACAATAACATACTGAAG TACCAACACAGCCAGCAATGGGACCGCCTTCATCAGGAGCACATCAACGCCAGCAGAACTGTTCAG cagctgagagcaaacatcagagagatggagaagctGTGTTCTCGGGTCCGTGTCGAAGACGCTCATGGTCTGGAAGCGCTCGTAAAGCCAGTCAGGGACAGAGCATCAGCCGCCGCATACGACTTCTTGCTTTTGCACTCTAACCCCGTGCCCCAGCCCACACTACCTCCATCACCTGCGTCTGCCAGCGGTTTCCACCGTGACGACGATGTGGGCAAGGAGTCGATGTCTGGCGGCAGGCAAATACAGCTGCAACTTCCAGAGATTCCTGCAGATCAGAGTGCGGCTGAGTCCTGGGACAACCTGGAAGAG gatCTGAAGGAGCTGAGCGGTTTGGTGACAGAGTTCAGTCTTCTTGTCCAT TCCCAGCAGGAGAAGATTGACAGCATAGAGGACAACGTCAACACAGCCGCTGCCAACGTGGTGGAGGGGACCAAGAGCCTGGGGAAGGTgtgtatatgcgtgtgtgtgtgtgtgtgtgtgt tgtgcgattgtgtgtgtggtgtttggaAGATAGGGAGATCGATGGCACTTTGCCTCCCAGCCATTCCACGGCGTTTGTCCCTATTGATCCGTTCGAATACGGAGGAAAGCTGCAATTAA
- the stx17 gene encoding syntaxin-17 isoform X3, with the protein MADESNKLTLRRLEAPIHKFIKVALPTDLERLQKHHNNILKYQHSQQWDRLHQEHINASRTVQQLRANIREMEKLCSRVRVEDAHGLEALVKPVRDRASAAAYDFLLLHSNPVPQPTLPPSPASASGFHRDDDVGKESMSGGRQIQLQLPEIPADQSAAESWDNLEEDLKELSGLVTEFSLLVHSQQEKIDSIEDNVNTAAANVVEGTKSLGKVCICVCVLCDCVCGVWKIGRSMALCLPAIPRRLSLLIRSNTEESCN; encoded by the exons ATGGCAGATGAAAGCAACAAGCTGACACTGAGGCGCCTGGAGGCACCGATCCACAAGTTCATTAAAGTGGCTCTGCCCACGGACCTGGAGAGGCTGCAGAAACACCACAATAACATACTGAAG TACCAACACAGCCAGCAATGGGACCGCCTTCATCAGGAGCACATCAACGCCAGCAGAACTGTTCAG cagctgagagcaaacatcagagagatggagaagctGTGTTCTCGGGTCCGTGTCGAAGACGCTCATGGTCTGGAAGCGCTCGTAAAGCCAGTCAGGGACAGAGCATCAGCCGCCGCATACGACTTCTTGCTTTTGCACTCTAACCCCGTGCCCCAGCCCACACTACCTCCATCACCTGCGTCTGCCAGCGGTTTCCACCGTGACGACGATGTGGGCAAGGAGTCGATGTCTGGCGGCAGGCAAATACAGCTGCAACTTCCAGAGATTCCTGCAGATCAGAGTGCGGCTGAGTCCTGGGACAACCTGGAAGAG gatCTGAAGGAGCTGAGCGGTTTGGTGACAGAGTTCAGTCTTCTTGTCCAT TCCCAGCAGGAGAAGATTGACAGCATAGAGGACAACGTCAACACAGCCGCTGCCAACGTGGTGGAGGGGACCAAGAGCCTGGGGAAGGTgtgtatatgcgtgtgtgtgt tgtgcgattgtgtgtgtggtgtttggaAGATAGGGAGATCGATGGCACTTTGCCTCCCAGCCATTCCACGGCGTTTGTCCCTATTGATCCGTTCGAATACGGAGGAAAGCTGCAATTAA